In one window of Myxococcales bacterium DNA:
- a CDS encoding tetratricopeptide repeat protein — MNLGAQLDKLGHGERAVACLLEALRLRADHVPTHKHLAAAYGRLGRYAEAAQLYRQATRLAPQDLELTFDLGVALSRAGDAEGAREQVVILNLSDPAAADRLRSLLRP; from the coding sequence ATGAACCTCGGCGCGCAGCTCGACAAGCTGGGGCACGGCGAGCGCGCCGTGGCGTGCTTGCTCGAAGCGCTGCGCCTGCGCGCCGATCACGTCCCGACCCACAAGCACTTGGCGGCCGCCTACGGTCGCCTTGGTCGGTATGCCGAGGCGGCTCAGCTCTACCGACAGGCGACGCGACTCGCTCCACAAGATCTCGAGCTTACGTTCGACTTGGGGGTCGCGCTTTCCCGTGCCGGCGACGCCGAGGGCGCCCGTGAGCAGGTGGTGATACTGAACCTGAGCGACCCCGCGGCGGCCGACCGACTGCGCTCGCTTCTTCGACCTTAA
- a CDS encoding DUF1795 domain-containing protein yields the protein MAGFRNELVGFEAPEGWDDKTIVAFAAPVEPGKFSPNVVMTKDKLKAGETLRSYADRQIMELARRLEGFDLMESGDRTLGGLPAMEYRFTWTSEHAELHQRSVMTASGSDVITFTGTSTHDEEAALDEAMDKLLATVTFPKQAGGYSPAGGGAVPPPAPAGTGWTPTR from the coding sequence ATGGCTGGTTTTCGAAACGAACTGGTGGGCTTTGAGGCGCCCGAGGGCTGGGACGACAAGACCATCGTGGCCTTCGCCGCTCCCGTCGAGCCCGGGAAATTCTCGCCCAACGTCGTGATGACGAAGGACAAGCTGAAGGCCGGCGAGACGCTGCGCAGCTACGCCGATCGCCAAATCATGGAGCTCGCGCGGCGCCTCGAAGGATTCGACCTGATGGAGAGCGGAGACCGAACGCTCGGTGGCCTGCCCGCCATGGAGTACCGGTTCACTTGGACCAGCGAGCACGCCGAGCTCCATCAGCGCTCCGTCATGACCGCCTCCGGGTCGGACGTGATCACGTTCACCGGCACCTCGACCCACGATGAGGAGGCCGCCCTCGACGAGGCCATGGACAAACTCCTGGCGACGGTGACCTTCCCCAAGCAGGCGGGAGGCTACTCGCCGGCTGGGGGCGGCGCGGTGCCACCTCCTGCGCCTGCAGGCACCGGGTGGACGCCCACGCGATAG